The following proteins are encoded in a genomic region of Sphingopyxis sp. YF1:
- a CDS encoding alpha-hydroxy acid oxidase: MKLTDCHNIDDFRALAKRRLPWPVFDYIDGAADDEVTRRRNREAFDACDLVPRVLAGVDSVDMKTTLFGREIAMPLFLSPTALQRLFHWQGERAVLRAAANAGTVAGISSLATIGLAEAGALTDGPKLFQLYVHHDEGLNQAMLEAAREAKFDAVALTVDTIVGGNRERCLRSGFTSPPRFTARNLLSYAIKPGWGLNYVLREKFSLPNLATHVSEGSSVPKSVAEYFTSMLDQSLDWKRAEAIRKKWDGPFCLKGIVAVEDARRAVDIGASAIMVSNHGGRQLDGSRAPFDALAEIVDAVGDRIEVICDGGITRGTHVLKALSVGAKACSGGRLYLYALAAAGEDGVTRAIAQLRAEMERGMKLMGAKSLADLSRDNLRWR; encoded by the coding sequence ATGAAACTCACCGACTGCCACAATATCGACGATTTCCGCGCGCTCGCGAAGCGCCGCCTGCCCTGGCCGGTGTTCGACTATATCGACGGCGCCGCCGACGACGAGGTCACGCGCCGCCGCAACCGCGAAGCGTTCGACGCCTGCGATCTTGTCCCGCGCGTGCTCGCCGGGGTCGACTCCGTCGACATGAAAACGACCTTGTTCGGGCGCGAGATCGCGATGCCGCTCTTCCTCTCGCCGACCGCGCTCCAGCGGCTGTTCCACTGGCAGGGCGAGCGCGCGGTGCTGCGCGCCGCGGCGAACGCCGGCACCGTCGCGGGGATCTCCAGCCTCGCGACGATCGGCCTCGCCGAGGCGGGCGCGCTCACCGATGGCCCCAAGCTGTTCCAGCTCTACGTCCACCACGACGAAGGGCTCAACCAGGCGATGCTCGAAGCCGCGCGCGAAGCGAAATTCGACGCGGTCGCGCTCACCGTCGACACGATCGTCGGCGGCAACCGCGAACGCTGCCTGCGCTCGGGCTTCACCTCGCCCCCGCGCTTCACGGCGCGCAACCTGCTGAGCTATGCGATCAAGCCCGGCTGGGGGCTCAACTATGTCCTGCGCGAGAAGTTCAGCCTGCCCAACCTCGCGACGCACGTGTCCGAAGGGTCGAGCGTCCCCAAATCGGTCGCCGAATATTTCACCTCGATGCTCGACCAGAGCCTCGACTGGAAACGCGCCGAGGCGATCCGCAAAAAATGGGACGGCCCCTTCTGCCTCAAGGGCATCGTCGCGGTCGAGGATGCGCGCCGCGCGGTCGACATCGGCGCCAGCGCGATCATGGTGTCGAACCATGGCGGGCGCCAGCTCGACGGCAGCCGCGCGCCCTTCGACGCGCTCGCCGAGATCGTCGACGCGGTCGGCGACCGGATCGAGGTGATCTGCGACGGCGGCATCACCCGCGGGACGCATGTGCTCAAGGCGCTGTCGGTCGGTGCGAAGGCCTGCTCGGGCGGCCGCCTCTACCTCTACGCGCTCGCCGCGGCGGGCGAGGACGGCGTGACGCGTGCGATCGCCCAGCTGCGCGCCGAGATGGAACGCGGGATGAAACTGATGGGCGCCAAGAGCCTCGCCGACCTGTCGCGCGACAATCTGCGCTGGCGGTAA
- the creD gene encoding cell envelope integrity protein CreD has product MTERASVPPVPPSPWGEREKRERSPGVKLAIAVLIAVALMVPLLMVYGLLWDRQQQAETAQASIGQGWGGQQTIAGPVIVIPYRATEQQTVTENGRDVTRTVETVRNLYLSPQTNRAEVVIKPEKRRKAIYETVVYESQIAGRADFVLPADIARYGVAREALLLDRAELRLGISDARGLVDGNSLAVNGAAVPLQPGKGLLSTGNSGTFAFVDWTGAAPMKVDYRIGVRGLGDFRLVPRGVDTRWTVKSSWPNPSFGGDFLPATRKVGAEGFTATYAIPNLALGQAQVLTGDLSAPNVSYGGGGRTDAMAVETAVADAAASAEASGGTAKAVAISLIEPVDLYSQVDRSIKYGFLFIGFTFVAFLMFDVIAGARVAAAEYLLTGVALVLFFVLLLAFAEVIGFTPAYLAASGAIIGLLAAYSAAVLRSWKRARFLAAMLIGLYALLYVLLNLEAYSLLIGSVLMFIALAGVMYMTRGVDWGGVGKKEAAA; this is encoded by the coding sequence ATGACCGAGCGCGCATCCGTTCCCCCCGTCCCGCCGTCGCCGTGGGGGGAGCGCGAGAAGCGCGAGCGCAGCCCGGGGGTGAAGCTGGCGATCGCGGTGCTGATCGCGGTCGCGCTGATGGTGCCGCTGCTGATGGTCTATGGCCTGCTGTGGGACCGCCAGCAGCAGGCCGAGACCGCGCAGGCGTCGATCGGGCAGGGCTGGGGCGGCCAGCAGACGATCGCGGGGCCGGTGATCGTCATCCCCTATCGCGCCACCGAACAGCAGACGGTGACCGAGAATGGCCGCGACGTGACGCGCACGGTCGAGACGGTCAGGAACCTCTATCTGTCGCCGCAGACAAACAGGGCCGAGGTCGTCATCAAGCCCGAGAAGCGCCGCAAGGCGATCTACGAGACCGTCGTCTATGAAAGCCAGATCGCGGGACGCGCCGATTTCGTGCTGCCCGCCGACATCGCGCGCTACGGCGTGGCGCGCGAGGCGCTGCTGCTCGACCGCGCCGAGCTGCGGCTGGGGATCAGCGATGCGCGCGGGCTGGTCGACGGCAACAGCCTTGCGGTCAACGGCGCCGCGGTGCCGCTCCAGCCGGGCAAGGGGCTGCTCTCGACGGGCAATTCGGGGACCTTCGCCTTCGTCGACTGGACCGGTGCGGCGCCGATGAAGGTCGACTACCGGATCGGGGTGCGCGGTCTCGGCGATTTCCGGCTGGTGCCGCGCGGGGTCGACACGCGCTGGACGGTCAAATCGAGCTGGCCGAACCCGAGCTTCGGCGGCGACTTCCTGCCCGCGACGCGCAAGGTCGGCGCGGAGGGTTTCACCGCGACCTATGCGATCCCCAACCTCGCCCTGGGGCAGGCGCAGGTGCTGACCGGCGACCTGTCGGCGCCCAACGTCAGCTATGGCGGCGGCGGGCGCACCGATGCGATGGCGGTCGAGACCGCGGTCGCCGATGCGGCCGCGTCGGCGGAAGCGTCGGGCGGCACCGCCAAGGCGGTCGCGATCAGCCTGATCGAGCCCGTCGACCTGTACAGCCAGGTCGACCGCAGCATCAAATACGGCTTCCTGTTCATCGGTTTCACCTTCGTCGCCTTCCTGATGTTCGACGTGATCGCGGGCGCGCGCGTCGCGGCGGCCGAATATCTGCTCACCGGGGTGGCGCTGGTGCTGTTCTTCGTGCTGCTGCTCGCCTTTGCCGAGGTGATCGGCTTCACCCCCGCCTATCTCGCCGCGTCGGGGGCGATCATCGGGCTGCTCGCGGCGTATAGCGCGGCGGTGCTGCGGAGCTGGAAACGCGCGCGCTTCCTCGCGGCGATGCTGATCGGGCTCTACGCCCTGCTCTATGTGCTGCTCAACCTCGAGGCATACTCGCTGCTGATCGGGTCGGTGCTGATGTTCATCGCGCTCGCGGGGGTGATGTACATGACGCGCGGCGTCGACTGGGGCGGGGTGGGGAAGAAGGAGGCGGCGGCTTAG